The proteins below come from a single Panicum hallii strain FIL2 chromosome 7, PHallii_v3.1, whole genome shotgun sequence genomic window:
- the LOC112899344 gene encoding MADS-box transcription factor 27-like, with translation MGRGKIVIRRIDNSTSRQVTFSKRRNGIFKKARELAILCDAEVGLVIFSSTGRLYEYASTSMKSVIDRYGRAKEEEQLVANPSTELKVCL, from the exons ATGGGGCGGGGCAAGATAGTCATCCGCCGGATTGACAACTCCACGAGCCGGCAGGTGACGTTCTCCAAACGGCGGAACGGGATCTTCAAGAAGGCAAGGGAGCTCGCCATCCTCTGCGACGCGGAGGTCGGACTGGTCATCTTCTCCAGCACCGGGCGCCTCTACGAATACGCCAGCACCAG CATGAAGTCGGTAATTGACCGATACGGCAGAGCaaaggaggaggagcagctCGTGGCAAACCCCAGTACGGAGCTTAAGGTATGTCTTTAG
- the LOC112899343 gene encoding MADS-box transcription factor 27-like, translated as MGQDLSGLGVKELQNLENQLEMSLRCIRTKKDQLMVDEIQELNRKGSLIQQDNMELYRKVNLIRQENVELYKKLYEKEAAGEVNRDSTAPYNFAVVDNANTPIHLELNTPPQENDVEQPSPPKLGLQLNP; from the exons ATGGGACAAGATCTTTCCGGACTGGGTGTTAAGGAACTTCAAAATCTAGAAAATCAGCTAGAAATGAGCCTACGTTGCATCCGGACAAAAAAG GACCAACTCATGGTTGATGAAATTCAAGAACTGAATCGGAAG GGAAGTCTCATTCAACAAGATAATATGGAATTATACAGAAAGGTCAACCTAATTCGTCAGGAAAATGTTGAATTATACAAAAAG CTCTACGAGAAAGAAGCAGCAGGTGAAGTCAACCGCGATTCAACAGCACCATACAATTTTGCAGTTGTCGATAATGCCAATACTCCTATTCATCTTGAGCTTAATACTCCGCCACAAGAAAATGATGTTGAGCAACCATCGCCTCCTAAATTAGG GTTACAACTAAATCCATGA
- the LOC112899085 gene encoding cell number regulator 2-like, which produces MANSAPPAGAWSSGLCGCFDDVGGCCLTFFCPCVTFGRIAGIVDQGPPSCCASGALYLLLSAAGLGCLYSCCYRSKLRARYELAETPCADCCVHLCCEPCALCQEYRELKARGFDMSLGWEGNMERMGKAGAAATAPPHMNPGMSR; this is translated from the exons ATGGCCAACAGCGCTCCGCCGGCCGGCGCGTGGTCCTCCGGCCTCTGCGGCTGCTTCGACGACGTCGGCGGCT GCTGCCTGACGTTCTTCTGCCCGTGCGTCACCTTCGGGAGGATCGCGGGCATCGTCGACCAGGGGCCCCCCTCCTGCTGCGCGAGCGGGGCGCTCTACCTCCTGCTGTCGGCGGCGGGGCTGGGCTGCCTCTACTCCTGCTGCTACCGCTCCAAGCTGCGGGCCCGGTACGAGCTCGCGGAGACGCCCTGCGCCGACTGCTGCGTCCACCTCTGCTGCGAGCCCTGCGCGCTCTGCCAGGAGTACCGCGAGCTCAAGGCCCGCGGCTTCGACATGTCCCTCG GATGGGAGGGGAACATGGAGAGGATGGGGAAAGCCGGCGCTGCAGCAACCGCCCCGCCCCACATGAATCCCGGGATGTCGCGTTAG
- the LOC112899084 gene encoding formin-like protein 2 codes for MPAAMPSPTRRLLLWLFLIACGAGLVFSITGNGGRTKEAGNGEAKFRVLRGLDTLGPRPKQRHAHGRGVSPAPAPARGSLPLLHKDARLPVPGKVGHDHKRGNNATAPSQKSPPHGEGGDGERGSKKKSMQLVVVAAAAALSGAALVLLAVLVVFLTCRKFQGKRGGADLNAGTNKVSFEPAPGMFYLDAIKPYLDDAGRDGGGKAAPEMAGPKDEEPKCEDDGGEACSDDGADSVHSSCCFHSSHFSYSELTKGGQADGVSPSPSVRSKRRGTAPATPSDKSKVASPYSPLGPRTPRSEDRGRRAHSPSSSASVLTSQSLNDSELHGTAQSVRSLKFQSGSARHAKEAEAEADTASSNAASRKSVPPPPPPPPLPPVVVKPQQNVRTSCGGPAVPPPPPPPPPLIVPQRQNVQTSCGGAAVPPPPPPPPALLVPQQQNGQRNGGTGPALPPPPAPSGLFRQSAPVVGNNGAPLPKLKPLHWDKVRAAPNRRMVWDRIRSSSFELDEQMIESLFGYNAARCSAKHEEAQSRSPSLGHHVLDPKRLQNITILMKAVNATAEQIYAALMQGNGLSVQQLEALIKMAPTKEEVDKLEGYDGDVGSLVAAERLVKVVLTIPCAFARVEAMLYRETFADEVSHIRRSFEMLEDACRELMSSKLFLKLLEAVLKTGNRMNVGTARGGAMAFKLDTLLKLADVKGTDGKTTLLHFVVQEMIRSQKPAARAAEAAPDIVTGLAAELTNVRKTATVDLDVLTTSVSGLSHGLSRIRALVGTDLAGDERGRCFVALMAPFVAQAEGVIRELEDGERRVLAHVRDITEYYHGDVARDEASPLRIFVIVRDFLAMLERVCKEVRGTGRGCHGSNGAPSNV; via the exons ATGCCTGCCGCCATGCCCAGTCCCACCCGACGCCTCCTGCTCTGGCTCTTCTTGATCGCGTGCGGCGCCGGTCTTGTCTTCTCGATCACCGGCAACGGTGGCAGGACGAAGGAAGCTGGCAATGGCGAGGCGAAGTTCAGGGTGCTGCGTGGTCTGGACACTCTGGGGCCGAGGCCGAAGCAGCGGCACGCCCATGGACGTGGAGTGTCTCCGGCCCCGGCTCCGGCGCGTGGCAGCTTGCCTCTGCTCCACAAGGACGCGCGGCTCCCGGTCCCCGGGAAAGTCGGCCACGACCACAAGAGAGGGAATAATGCCACGGCGCCGAGCCAGAAGAGCCCGCCGCACGGCGAGGGAGGCGATGGCGAGCGCGGGAGCAAGAAGAAAAGCATGCAGCTGGTCGTcgtcgccgcggcggccgcgctgtcgggggcggcgctggtgctCCTCGCCGTCCTGGTGGTGTTCCTGACGTGCAGGAAGTTCCAGGGGAAGCGCGGGGGCGCCGACCTGAACGCCGGCACCAACAAGGTGAGCTTCGAGCCGGCGCCGGGCATGTTCTACCTGGACGCCATCAAGCCGTACCTCGACGACGCCGGCCGCGACGGTGGGGGAAAGGCGGCGCCGGAGATGGCGGGGCCTAAAGATGAGGAGCCGAAGTGCGAGGATGACGGTGGTGAAGCTTGCTCCGATGACGGTGCCGATTCGGTCCACTCCTCGTGCTGCTTCCACTCGTCGCATTTCTCCTACTCCGAGCTTACCAAGGGCGGCCAGGCCGACGGCGTGTCGCCGTCGCCCTCCGTCCGGTCGAAGCGACGCGGCACTGCCCCGGCGACGCCTTCGGATAAGAGCAAGGTTGCGAGTCCATATTCGCCGCTGGGCCCGCGCACGCCGAGAAGTGAGGATCGGGGCCGTCGCGCGCATTCCCCGAGCTCGTCGGCGTCCGTGTTGACATCGCAGTCGCTCAACGATAGTGAGCTCCATGGAACTGCTCAATCGGTCAGGTCTCTAAAATTTCAGAGCGGCAGCGCACGCCACGCAAAAGAAGCAGAAGCAGAGGCGGACACCGCGAGCTCGAACGCCGCAAGTAGAAAATCagtgccgccgccaccaccgccgccgccgctaccaCCGGTGGTGGTAAAACCGCAGCAGAATGTTCGGACAAGTTGTGGTGGTCCGGCcgtccctccaccgccgccgccgccacctccgctgaTTGTGCCACAACGACAGAACGTTCAGACAAGTTGTGGTGGTGCCGCCGTCCccccaccgcctccgccgccgccggcactgcTAGTACCGCAACAACAGAATGGTCAGAGGAACGGTGGCACTGGCCccgccctcccgccgccgcctgcgccgtcGGGTCTGTTCAGGCAGAGCGCGCCTGTCGTCGGCAATAACGGCGCGCCGCTGCCCAAGCTGAAGCCCCTGCACTGGGACAAGGTGCGCGCCGCGCCCAACCGGCGGATGGTGTGGGACAGGATCCGGTCCAGCTCGTTCGA gtTGGACGAGCAGATGATCGAGTCGCTGTTCGGGTACAACGCCGCGAGGTGCTCGGCGAAGCACGAGGAGGCCCAGAGCCGGAGCCCCTCCCTCGGGCACCACGTCCTGGACCCCAAGCGGCTGCAGAACATCACCATCCTGATGAAGGCCGTCAACGCCACCGCCGAGCAAATCTACGCCGCCCTGATGCAAG GGAACGGCCTGTCCGTGCAGCAGCTGGAGGCACTGATCAAGATGGCGCCGACCAAGGAAGAGGTCGACAAGCTCGAGGGCTACGACGGCGACGTCGGCAGCCTGGTCGCGGCCGAGAGGCTCGTCAAGGTGGTGCTCACGATACCGTGCGCGTTCGCGCGCGTCGAGGCCATGCTGTACCGGGAGACCTTCGCCGACGAAGTCAGTCACATCAGGAGGTCGTTCGAGATGCTCGAG GACGCGTGCCGGGAGCTGATGTCGAGCAAGCTGTTCCTGAAGCTGCTGGAGGCCGTCCTGAAGACGGGGAACCGGATGAACGTCGggacggcgcggggcggcgccaTGGCGTTCAAGCTCGACACGCTGCTCAAGCTCGCCGACGTCAAGGGCACCGACGGGAAGACCACGCTGCTGCACTTCGTGGTCCAGGAAATGATCCGGTCGCAGaagccggcggcgcgcgcggcggaggcggcgccggaCATCGTGACCGGGCTCGCCGCCGAGCTCACCAACGTCCGGAAGACGGCGACGGTCGACCTGGACGTGCTCACCACCTCGGTGTCCGGCCTCTCGCACGGCCTGTCCCGGATCAGGGCGCTGGTGGGCACGGACCTCGCCGGGGACGAGCGGGGCCGGTGCTTCGTGGCCCTCATGGCCCCCTTCGTGGCACAGGCCGAGGGGGTGATCCGGGAGCTGGAGGACGGCGAGCGCCGGGTCCTGGCGCACGTCAGGGACATCACCGAGTACTACCACGGCGACGTCGCCAGGGACGAGGCCAGCCCGCTCCGGATCTTCGTCATCGTCAGGGACTTCTTGGCCATGCTGGAGAGGGTGTGCAAGGAGGTGAGGGGAACCGGCAGGGGCTGCCACGGATCGAATGGTGCCCCGAGCAACGTATGA
- the LOC112898913 gene encoding uncharacterized protein LOC112898913: MAAPPIPVLCSASPCRVVTRLAPSALRTSTASRPLVLSGGCRGAQRSSGLRRLVARPPVPFAAKRGGGRGEVAAEDGDGTRSLLQAALWGAEAAYILWLFLLPYAPGDPAWAISQATISDLIGLSLNFFFILPLLNSAGVHLLESPVLHPMAEGLFNFVIAWTLMFAPLLFTDSRRDRYKGSLDVLWSFQMFLTNTFLIPYMAIRLNDSDTDQSPTRSQLGSVMVKDAQVVGAVGGAVCILSIVWALFGRADAGFGDIAERWQYVHSYVFSERLAYAFLWDIFLYSIFQPWLIGDNIQNVKADATEFVNVVRFVPVVGLVAYLFCLEKED; the protein is encoded by the exons ATGGCGGCGCCGCCCATTCCCGTCCTCTGCAGCGCCTCTCCCTGTCGCGTCGTCACCCGCCTCGCCCCTTCAGCCTTGCGGACCAGTACCGCGTCGCGGCCACTGGTCTTGTCCGGCGGCTGCCGCGGCGCACAAAGGAGCTCCGGGCTGAGGCGCTTGGTGGCTCGGCCCCCCGTGCCGTTCGCGGCCAAGcgcggcggtggccgcggcgAGGTGGCCGCGGAAGATGGAGACGGCACGCGCTCGCTGCTCCAGGCGGCGCTTTGGGGCGCCGAGGCTGCCTACATACTCTggctcttcctcctcccttatGCGCCG GGTGACCCGGCGTGGGCAATCTCCCAGGCTACCATCAGCGACCTCATCGGCCTCTCGCTCAACTTCTTCTTCATCCTTCCTCTGCTCAACTCCG CTGGCGTTCACCTGCTGGAGTCGCCAGTGCTTCACCCT ATGGCAGAAGGATTGTTCAACTTTGTGATCGCTTGGACGCTGATGTTTGCTCCACTGCTCTTCACGGATTCTAGGAGGGATCGGTACAAGGGATCGCTGGACGTCTTGTGGAGCTTTCAGATGTTCCTCACAAACA CTTTCTTGATACCTTACATGGCAATCCGACTGAATGACTCGGATACCGACCAGTCCCCAACTAGGTCACAATTGGGTTCAGTTATGGTGAAAGATGCACAGGTTGTGGGCGCCGTCGGCGGGGCGGTCTGCATTCTGTCCATTGTTTGGGCGCTCTTTGGCCGTGCAGATGCTGGTTTCGGAGACATCGCGGAACGGTGGCAGTATGTGCATAGTTACGTGTTCTCGGAGCGGCTCGCCTACGCGTTCCTCTGGGACATTTTCCTGTACTCAATTTTTCAGCCGTGGTTGATCGGAGACAACATTCAGAACGTGAAGGCAGATGCTACCGAGTTTGTGAATGTAGTGAGGTTCGTCCCAGTTGTAGGCCTGGTTGCCTACCTCTTCTGCTTAGAGAAAGAGGACTAG
- the LOC112901387 gene encoding lysine histidine transporter-like 6, with product MVSSSSVLPKVVDDATDQSTPRRAKWWYVTFHNVTAMVGAGVLSLPYAMAHLGWGPGAVALLASWGITLYTLWLLIQLHECVPGVRFDRLRDLGAHALGPRLGPWVVVPQQLIVQLGCDMVYMVTGGTCLQKFAESVCPTCAPLHQSYWICIFGSFQFLLSQFPNLDSITAVSFLAAAMSLSYSTISWAACVARGPVSGVSYAYKAGTAADSTFRVFSALGQVAFAYAGHGVVLEIQATIPSTPTKPSRAPMWKGTVAAYLVTAACYFPVALVGYWAFGRDVGDNVLVALQRPPWLVAAANMMVVIHVLGSYQVYAMPIFETMETILITRFRVPQGWLLRLVARSAYVAFTLFIAVTFPFFGDLLGFFGGFGFTPTSYFLPCILWLKIKKPPRFSASWLANWGCIVVGVLLMLASTIGGLRSIIQDASTFQFYS from the exons ATGGTCTCCTCTTCGTCAGTTCTTCCCAAG GTCGTCGATGACGCGACAGATCAGTCCACCCCTCGCCGCGCCAAGTGGTGGTACGTGACGTTCCACAACGTCACCGCCATggtcggcgccggcgtgctcagCCTGCCGTACGCCATGGCTCACCTGGGATG GGGCCCCGGGGCGGTGGCGCTGCTGGCGTCGTGGGGGATCACGCTCTACACGCTGTGGCTGCTGATCCAGCTGCACGAGTGCGTCCCCGGCGTGCGGTTCGACCGGCTGCGCGACCTCGGCGCGCACGCGCTGGGCCCGCGCCTGGGGCCCTGGGTGGTCGTGCCGCAGCAGCTCATCGTGCAGCTCGGCTGCGACATGGTGTACATGGTCACGGGGGGCACGTGCCTCCAGAAGTTCGCCGAGTCCGTGTGCCCCACCTGCGCGCCGCTGCACCAGTCCTACTGGATCTGCATCTTCGGCTCCTTCCAGTTCCTGCTCTCCCAGTTCCCAAACCTTGACTCCATCACCGCCGTctccttcctcgccgccgccatgtcGCTCAG CTACTCGACCATCTCGTGggcggcgtgcgtggcgcgCGGGCCGGTGAGCGGGGTGAGCTACGCGTACAAGGCCGGCACGGCGGCGGACTCGACGTTCCGGGTGTTCAGCGCGCTGGGGCAGGTGGCGTTCGCGTACGCGGGGCACGGCGTGGTGCTGGAGATCCAGGCCACCATCCCGTCCACGCCCACCAAGCCGTCCAGGGCGCCCATGTGGAAGGGCACCGTCGCCGCGTACCTCGTCACCGCGGCGTGCTACTTCCCCGTCGCGCTCGTCGGGTACTGGGCGTTCGGGCGCGACGTCGGCGACAACGTCCTCGTGGCGCTGCAGCGGCCGCCCtggctcgtcgccgccgccaacATGATGGTCGTCATCCATGTCCTCGGAAGCTATCAG GTGTATGCGATGCCAATATTCGAAACCATGGAGACGATTCTGATCACGAGATTCAGGGTGCCTCAAGGATGGCTCCTCCGTCTCGTGGCTCGATCGGCTTACGTCG CATTCACGCTGTTCATCGCGGTGACATTCCCGTTCTTCGGCGACCTCCTCGGCTTCTTCGGAGGGTTTGGGTTCACGCCGACATCCTACTTC CTCCCCTGCATTCTATGGCTGAAGATCAAGAAGCCACCGAGGTTCAGCGCGTCCTGGCTCGCCAACTGG GGCTGCATCGTCGTTGGAGTCCTGCTGATGCTCGCGTCCACCATCGGCGGGCTACGGAGCATCATCCAGGACGCGTCGACGTTCCAGTTCTACTCCTGA
- the LOC112901389 gene encoding 14-3-3-like protein GF14-6: MASAELSREENVYMAKLAEQAERYEEMVEFMEKVAKTVDSEELTVEERNLLSVAYKNVIGARRASWRIISSIEQKEEGRGNEDRVTLIKDYRGKIETELTKICDGILKLLESHLVPSSTAPESKVFYLKMKGDYYRYLAEFKTGAERKDAAESTMVAYKAAQDIALAELPPTHPIRLGLALNFSVFYYEILNSPDRACSLAKQAFDEAISELDTLSEESYKDSTLIMQLLRDNLTLWTSDISEDPAEEIREAPKQDSSEGQ; this comes from the exons ATGGCATCAGCGGAGCTTTCCCGCGAGGAGAATGTGTACATGGCCAAGCTCGCTGAGCAGGCTGAGAGGTACGAGGAGATGGTTGAGTTCATGGAGAAGGTAGCCAAGACCGTTGACTCAGAGGAGCTCACTGTCGAGGAGCGCAACCTCCTTTCTGTTGCGTACAAGAATGTCATTGGAGCCCGCCGTGCCTCATGGCGCATCATCTCCTCCATCGAGCAGAAGGAGGAGGGCCGAGGCAATGAGGACCGTGTAACACTCATCAAGGACTACCGTGGCAAGATTGAGACTGAGCTCACCAAGATCTGTGATGGCATCCTCAAGCTGCTCGAGTCCCACCTTGTGCCCTCTTCCACTGCCCCTGAGTCCAAGGTCTTCTACCTCAAGATGAAGGGTGACTACTACAG ATACCTTGCTGAGTTCAAGACTGGGGCTGAGAGAAAGGATGCTGCTGAGAGTACCATGGTGGCATACAAGGCTGCCCAG GACATTGCTTTGGCTGAGCTGCCTCCAACTCACCCTATTAGGCTTGGCCTGGCACTTAACTTCTCAGTGTTCTACTATGAGATTCTCAACTCACCTGATCGCGCCTGCAGTCTTGCAAAGCAG GCTTTTGATGAGGCCATCTCGGAGCTGGACACCCTGAGCGAGGAGTCCTACAAGGACAGCACATTGATCATGCAGCTCCTTCGTGATAACTTGACCCTATGGACATCCGACATCTCG